The genomic DNA ATCCGACGGGCTGCCTGGCGGTACAGGCCCGCCTCCTCGCTATCCGGACAAGCCGCTACCACCGGTTGACCGCTGTCCGCCTGCTCGCGGATGCGCAGGGACAACGGCAGCGCCGCCAGCACGTCGGTGTGGTACTCACTGGCCATCCTTTCCCCGCCGCCCTGACCGAACACATGCTCTTTATGACCGCACTGGCTGCAGATATGTACCGCCATGTTCTCCACGATGCCCAGCACGCGAATATCCACCTTGCGAAACATTTCCACACCCTTGATGGCATCCAGCAGGGCAATGTCCTGGGGCGTGGTGATCACTACCGCACCGGCCACCGGAATTTTCTGGGCCAGGGTCAGCTGGATATCCCCCGTGCCCGGCGGCAGATCTACCAGCAGGTAGTCCAGCTTGTGCCAGCGGGTTTGCTCCATCATCTGTACCAGTGCACCACTGGCTTTCGGGCCACGCCAGACCACCGGGGTCTGCTTGGTGGTCAGATACCCCATGGACATGGTCTGCAGGCCATGGGCCTCCACCGGCACAAAGTACTTGCCTTCCAACACCTGCGGCCGGGTACCGTCCGGCAGGCCCAGCATCAGCGGCTGGCTGGGGCCGAACACGTCCGCATCCAGCAAGCCCACACGGGCGCCTTCCGCCTGTAACGCCAAGGCCAGATTCACCGCTGTGGTGGACTTGCCGACCCCGCCTTTGCCGGAGGCTATCGCAATCACATTGGCCACCTGGTCCATTGCCGGCAAACTATTCTGGGCGCGGTGAGGGATAATCTTCGCCTCCAGATCAAGGACCAGCTCGCGGCCCTCCAGCACCTCACTCAGATGCTCCCGAATCTGTGCTGCCAACTCATCACGGATACCGTCAATCGGAAACCCCAAAACGATTCGGGCATGGACGGTGCTGTCGTCCACGGTCAGTGATTCAATGGCATCCACGGACATCAGGCTGGCGCCCAGATCGTCGGGAATAAAATCACCCAGTTGCTGTCGAATGCGTTGCTCGGCTGAACTCATGATGGCCTCCGTTTCGCGAGCTGCGATGATAGGGGCTAAGCCGATAACAACCAAGCCACCCATGCACAACTTATGCGTTACCAGCCTCTCAAAGGAAGTTCGCACACAAACGCGAACCATGGGGTGGTTATCCCGCTGTAAATGCGCAAAATAGAGCACTGTCGATTGCACGACAGTACAAGGAGAGTCCATGAAACGCATCACTGCCGCATCCCTGATTGCCCTGGGTGCATTAAGCCTGGCCGCCTGTAGTGACACACACCAGACAATTAACTCCAGCCCCGACAGCATCACCGTCTCCGGCAGCGGCGATATCGCTGCCCAGCCGGATATTTTCCGGGTAGTGGCCACCGCCCGTGAACAGGGGGACGATATTGCCGCCATGAAATCCCGGGTCGACAACGCTGTCGCCGACATGCTCGACCTGGCAGACGATCTGGATATCGAGGAAAAACAGGTGCGCGCCAGCGATCTGAATGTCCAGCCGCAATGGCAATATCAGCCTGAGCGCAAACTGATCGGCCACCAGGTCAGCCGTCAAGTCACCTTTCGCGCCAATGGCCTGGACACCTATACCCAACTGCTCGACGGCCTGGCCAAGCAGGGGGTGCGTGATATTCGACCGGCCGGCACTGAAGTCAGCAACGCGGACGAACTGGCTAACCAGGCCCTGGAAAAAGCCGTGGCTGATGCCCGCCAGCGAGCCAGCATCATCGCCAAGGCCGCAGACCGGGAGCTGGGCAAGGCCATCCAGATCCAGGCACAGGATTTCCAGCCCCCGCAGCCGGTAATGATGATGGCACGGAGCGAGAAAAGCGGTCATGCCGACAGCTACCGACCCGGTGAAACCGACATCACCGCCCGGGTCCAGATCACCTTCGAACTGGATTAATGGATAACCTCGGTCAGATCTGCAGTGCCGCGCTGCAGCAGTATCTTGCCCACGGCGAAGCCCGCGGGCTGGATATTGCTGCGGCACTGGATAGCGCCGCCCTGGATGCGGAACGAGTCCGCCAACCGGACGCCCGCATCCCCGGGGCCAGCTTCCAGACGCTGCTGCACACCTTGATCGACCAGGCCGGGGATCCCCTGTTCGGCCTGCACACCTCCGAATTCGTTCAGCCCGGTTCCTACAACGTCATGGGCTACATCGCCATGAGTGCCGGCACGCTCCAGGAAGCCCTCTCCAAGGTCAGCCTTTATGAAAAGCTGGTCGGCGACATGGGCACCACGGACACTCGCGTTACCGAAGACCAGGCCTCGATTCGCTGGGACTGCCGCTACACCCAGCAACCCGCCCGCCAACACCTGATCGACAATGTACTGGGCTCCTGGGTCCGCTATGCCCGCTGGCTTACCGGCAATGACCAACTGGCCCCGGCCCAGGTCTGGCTCGAGCACCCCAGACCCAAACCGGCACTGGTGGAGGAATACCAGCGGGTGTTTCTCTGCGAAGTTCGGTTTGCACAACCCTGCTCTGCCCTGATCGGCCCGCCAGACCTCTTGGAGCAGCCCATTCGCCAACCGGACCCGCTATTGCTGTCTACCCTGGAAGCCCACGCCATTCAACAGCTTAACCAGTTGGGGGTGGAAACCAGTCTGGGCCAGCGGGTCAAGCAGTGCATCCAGGATGCCATCGGTCATTCCCTGCCGCGCAAGGAAACCATTGCTGAGCGGTTGGGCATGAATGTCCGCACCCTCCACCGCCGCCTGGCCGATGAGGGCCACAACTGGCAGAAGCTGCTGGACGAGGTGCGACTGCATCAGGCCCGACAACTGCTTTGCCAGAGCCCGGCCCCCCAGGCGGAAATCGCCGAAGCCCTGGGCTACTCGGACATCCGCTCTTTCCAACGCAGTTTCAAGCGACATACCGGCATGACACCTGGCCAGTTCCGCAACCAGCAAAAGCCGGATTTGTAGGAAATCACTTACACGCTTTGTCGGCTTTCTCTTATGCGCATTTCGTCATAATCCCGTTCAGCATCTACCCCGCCGCCACTGGTCGTGATCGCTTTGCCCACACCGCTACCGGTTGACTACAACAGTCCCCAAGGGATCACGAAGTTCCCCCAAACCACCGGCCCCGCCGGTTTCGGGAACCGTTACAGGGACGCACCATGAACCGCAAAATTTCCGTCAGTGGCCTCAGCCATGACTCCGCCAGCGCCTTTGTCTCGATGATGGGCATCATCAATGGTCGTTGCAGCGTTATCTGGGAAAACGCCGATTCCGG from Alcanivorax sp. includes the following:
- the apbC gene encoding iron-sulfur cluster carrier protein ApbC, which gives rise to MSSAEQRIRQQLGDFIPDDLGASLMSVDAIESLTVDDSTVHARIVLGFPIDGIRDELAAQIREHLSEVLEGRELVLDLEAKIIPHRAQNSLPAMDQVANVIAIASGKGGVGKSTTAVNLALALQAEGARVGLLDADVFGPSQPLMLGLPDGTRPQVLEGKYFVPVEAHGLQTMSMGYLTTKQTPVVWRGPKASGALVQMMEQTRWHKLDYLLVDLPPGTGDIQLTLAQKIPVAGAVVITTPQDIALLDAIKGVEMFRKVDIRVLGIVENMAVHICSQCGHKEHVFGQGGGERMASEYHTDVLAALPLSLRIREQADSGQPVVAACPDSEEAGLYRQAARRMAARLSLTEAGKRAFPKVTQH
- a CDS encoding AraC family transcriptional regulator codes for the protein MDNLGQICSAALQQYLAHGEARGLDIAAALDSAALDAERVRQPDARIPGASFQTLLHTLIDQAGDPLFGLHTSEFVQPGSYNVMGYIAMSAGTLQEALSKVSLYEKLVGDMGTTDTRVTEDQASIRWDCRYTQQPARQHLIDNVLGSWVRYARWLTGNDQLAPAQVWLEHPRPKPALVEEYQRVFLCEVRFAQPCSALIGPPDLLEQPIRQPDPLLLSTLEAHAIQQLNQLGVETSLGQRVKQCIQDAIGHSLPRKETIAERLGMNVRTLHRRLADEGHNWQKLLDEVRLHQARQLLCQSPAPQAEIAEALGYSDIRSFQRSFKRHTGMTPGQFRNQQKPDL
- a CDS encoding SIMPL domain-containing protein (The SIMPL domain is named for its presence in mouse protein SIMPL (signalling molecule that associates with mouse pelle-like kinase). Bacterial member BP26, from Brucella, was shown to assemble into a channel-like structure, while YggE from E. coli has been associated with resistance to oxidative stress.), giving the protein MKRITAASLIALGALSLAACSDTHQTINSSPDSITVSGSGDIAAQPDIFRVVATAREQGDDIAAMKSRVDNAVADMLDLADDLDIEEKQVRASDLNVQPQWQYQPERKLIGHQVSRQVTFRANGLDTYTQLLDGLAKQGVRDIRPAGTEVSNADELANQALEKAVADARQRASIIAKAADRELGKAIQIQAQDFQPPQPVMMMARSEKSGHADSYRPGETDITARVQITFELD